Proteins from a single region of Candidatus Hydrogenedentota bacterium:
- a CDS encoding MarR family transcriptional regulator, whose protein sequence is MGSRDALRDHGSMAPKELWAALGVSRQGAMDLLNPLLDAGLVEKVGGKKSGRYVLRGN, encoded by the coding sequence TTGGGCTCACGAGATGCCCTGCGCGACCACGGGAGCATGGCGCCGAAGGAATTGTGGGCGGCCCTCGGCGTCTCGCGCCAGGGCGCGATGGACCTGCTCAATCCGCTGCTGGACGCCGGCCTCGTCGAGAAGGTCGGCGGAAAAAAGAGCGGGCGGTATGTGCTGCGGGGAAATTAG
- a CDS encoding type II toxin-antitoxin system RelE/ParE family toxin, translating to MLRTIRHKGIKRLVQRNDRSGLNAEQLPRIVRVIALLDRATTPQDLDIPGYHLHPLRGDLQGFWSVRITGNYRLIFRMEKGDVFDIDLVDCH from the coding sequence ATGCTACGAACGATACGGCACAAGGGAATTAAAAGGCTCGTCCAAAGAAACGATAGGAGCGGACTGAATGCCGAACAACTCCCCCGAATCGTTCGTGTGATTGCTCTGCTGGATCGGGCAACCACGCCCCAGGATTTGGACATCCCCGGGTATCACCTGCACCCCCTCCGGGGAGATTTACAGGGCTTCTGGTCGGTTCGGATAACGGGAAATTACCGCCTGATATTTCGCATGGAGAAGGGCGACGTGTTCGACATCGATCTGGTGGATTGCCATTAA
- a CDS encoding DUF4160 domain-containing protein: protein MPTVLRSGPYPIYFYSHEPNEPPHVHVDGNDLSAKFWLQPVGLARNFGFSPRDLRRLQKLVIQHQTAFLEAWHGHLGADG, encoded by the coding sequence GTGCCGACCGTGTTGCGAAGCGGTCCATATCCCATCTACTTCTATAGCCATGAACCCAATGAGCCGCCGCATGTTCACGTTGACGGGAACGATTTGTCGGCCAAGTTCTGGTTGCAGCCGGTTGGCCTCGCCCGGAACTTCGGCTTCTCGCCCAGAGATTTGCGGCGGCTTCAGAAACTGGTCATTCAACATCAAACGGCATTCCTGGAGGCTTGGCATGGGCATCTTGGCGCTGACGGCTGA
- a CDS encoding DUF2442 domain-containing protein, giving the protein MGILALTADERVTDVKFARDTLSVALRDGRTITVPLAWYPRLFNATAAQRKNWQVAGGGYGIHWPDLDEDLSTEGLLRGAPAPCSRQLGDADNTGRRG; this is encoded by the coding sequence ATGGGCATCTTGGCGCTGACGGCTGACGAGCGCGTCACGGACGTAAAATTCGCAAGAGACACGTTGAGTGTGGCACTGCGGGACGGGCGGACCATCACCGTCCCGCTGGCCTGGTATCCGCGCTTGTTTAACGCGACAGCGGCCCAGCGGAAGAATTGGCAAGTCGCGGGTGGCGGCTACGGCATCCATTGGCCGGATCTTGATGAAGACTTGAGCACGGAGGGATTGCTTCGCGGCGCTCCGGCCCCATGCAGTCGCCAGCTTGGGGATGCGGATAACACGGGCCGCCGAGGCTGA
- a CDS encoding HigA family addiction module antidote protein: MKINMPLPHPGEVIKHDCLDELGLNVTDGAKVLGVTRNTLSRIINGRAGISAEMAIRLEKAGWSNADMWLRLQAAYDLAEARKHEDEIHVVRFEMV; the protein is encoded by the coding sequence ATGAAAATCAATATGCCTCTCCCCCACCCTGGCGAAGTAATCAAACACGATTGCCTGGACGAATTGGGGCTGAATGTAACGGATGGGGCCAAGGTGTTGGGGGTAACACGAAACACACTTTCCCGGATCATCAACGGCCGCGCCGGCATATCGGCGGAAATGGCCATCCGGCTCGAAAAAGCCGGCTGGTCGAACGCCGATATGTGGTTGCGTCTCCAGGCGGCCTATGATCTGGCCGAGGCCCGAAAGCACGAGGACGAAATACACGTCGTGCGCTTCGAGATGGTGTAA